The genomic stretch tccacccCAATTAATTGTGTTGAGTCAGTCTGCAGCACATGGTCTTAACTGAACAATCAGGAGTTgaaatgctcctttaaattaCCTGCCAGGTCGTAGAACTTCTCGGTTCTGAAGGCAGCAGCCAGAGCCCAGCCGGCCCACTGGATGCCCAGGTCGGTGGCGGCACATTTGACCAGAGTGCTCCCCATGATCACGTCCTGCAGCTCGGCCAGCAGCACGGCGATCTGAGGGTTTGTCATCGGGCCACTCCTCCTCCGACACCCGAAGAAGTAAAAAACACACCGTGGTTAAAGTTCACCGCTGCCATTCTGCGGCGTGGGCGTGGCTTCACACGCAGGGGACTCTGGGTAGTGTAGTCACCGACCAACTGAGCTTCCATGGGGCACCTGGAGGAGGAATACAGGTGTTACAGCAGCGCAGTGACATAAATAAGTATagataattaaaagaaaatacataattagaagtatgtaaaataaaaagacaactAATGATGCAGCGGCAACGTCTACAAGTACACTTTATCcaacagaaatatcaatataCCATCAACTATAACATCAATACACAATTATATCAATGTTTGTCtgcatttataaataaataggaTGTCATGTATacatattaacatttatatGATCATAGTGTgggatataaaatataatagcCTATAAGATGAAATATAGTACAGCGACATAGCACAGAATATGAATAATATTAAACAGTAATGTATAGTACATATTATAACCTTGGTTTATCATAGTATACTATGGGTACTGTACCATATAGTATAATACAaactatactgtatatcaatATACCATCTAATATAACATCGTACACCAGAATAGTGTAAGATAAGGCAattatatcagtgttttttttatgcatttagAAATAAATATGATGTATGATCTATacatattaacatttatataATCATAGTATGGGATATGAAATATAACAGCCTATAAGATGGCATGTAGTAATTTAGTAGGACATGATACACAGTATCTattacagccttttttttttttgattttataaaatcttttttggcacagcaaagcaaataaaaagcaCAAGACATGCCAAACGCTAAGgcatttattacattatttcaGTAGGTTCCATGAACGCCTCATTTTTCCTGGTTGGAATTAAAAAATATAGTTGTAACtgtaaatatctaaaaaaaagtCTAAGACAAAAATCCAGACAATTTGGTTTAAATTCTGTATCATGTGCAGTCCATCgaggtgttttttaaaatctggtTGCACAAATTTAATTGCTTCATAACATCAAATCAAGTGTGTTCGGTAAATGAGACGAGGGGCCTCAATCGTTATCACTAACTTGTGATCTCCAGCCAGCTGTTACAGCTTTGAACGCAGGACTTTTGATCATGTTGGAGTACTTTTATGGAGCGGTGCAACTTTTACTTTAGTGAAACATCTGAACTGTTTTTCCATCAGTGCTGAGTTTTCAGAAAGGCCGCTCGCTGAGGTGCCCAGAGGCGTCAATACAGAGAGGTTATCTGGACGGGCTTCGCTTTCCCAATTTTTCACCTCATCTAATATCATTTGAAtcacttgaataaaaaaaaaaccccagtcacatgtttcagcagcacagGGGCTCGATACGAGGACTGGAAACAAGTTAAAAACTATTTATATGGAATAAATAAGAACACAAAAGtagagaaattacattttaaaaagctgaatatattatatataatatgtgcTGTGATGGagtgtaattaagtacatttactcaagtacttgaGGAACTTCAGGAACTGCTACTTTACACATCCACTGCAGTACATTTAGTCCATAACTTTATatttcatgctgcatcagagccaaagtaacacattttttattttttcagcaattagaaaaattaaaaaactgattGTTTgaaaagaggagtaaaagaattCATCTAcatcaaactggaacgaccgtctttgaacagaggaggtggcctacgacattacttatcacccacttacaatgcagtactgagttccctccccaggcAGCTTGACAACCATTCACagctgggctcacctagccctaacgacccacatgaaggccggtcaACGACCCACgagtggccctaacgactctgaaactcagagctcacacgtgaccttaacgactctgtaaggacactcccacacagagtttaaaagcctgcagctcctccagttagttagaagtgaaggagcctcttggatgagaggtgaaacgtcttcaagagactgaaacaagtccagttgactacgatacagcacctagaagCACCATGACCTGGacgactgagaaccttcattaCCACAAAAACCTTTACTTTGACTCATATACGACTTCTgggtacttttaacaacactgaaTATATGTGCAGTATAAGTACACATACACCATACAATAATAATGCCGTCTAATGTTGTGTTATATAACTACCACTTGTTTTACGAGCCccatagtaataataacaactaATATATGATCCAGGAGAAGCTGCAGGCGTGTTGTTGTAAAGCACCTGTTTCATTAGAGCCAAATACTCAGCGTTGTTGAGGTATTGTTGTAATATAATCTTTCTTGTATGTTTCTCATCCTCATCAGGAATAAACACAGTCAAGACAAAACATGGCCGAGAGCACGAGTCCCAAAGGCAGCTCGGGTGACTTTGCAAAAAAAGTCCAGAGGCAGCTGAGCAGAGgcaaagaaaaggtaacagtCTGCAAGTTTTTAGTTTCCCAAATAACAACGGAAAGAACTTATTACCATTTAGTCGCTGCTGTTTTTGAGATATATCGTTCTTTCCTGCAGGTGCTGCAAAAGCTGGGAAAGGCCGACGAGAGCAGAGACGAACAATTTGAACATTCTCTCCGACAGTTTAACGACCAGCAGGTAATCACTCCTCTgcttaatgagaaaataaaaagtgtgcAGTTACTTCTTGGGGGTTTATTTTGGACACtgaaacagatttaaatgtttcaatAATTGAATGGagctaaaacaaataaattctCACTGCTGTCTCGGCATATTTTACCGTGTACGGAAACGCTGGGAGGATTTATTGACTATGTGAGCGAATCAAACATCATAAAAGTCATAAATCTCAAGAGTGACACTCAGGCACACCTCTTGTCTGTTTGCAGACTGATGGGAACAGAATGCACAAAGACCTGAGGAACTACATCAACGCAGTAAGAGGTGGGAatgcttttctgtttgtgttgtagATTTGTGTCCTCTGCAGGGATCATATAAACAATTCTCCTTTTTCGTTACAGACATGCGTGAAGCCTCAAGACGAATCTCCCAGTCTCTGTTTGATTCTTATGAATCTACCTGGGCTGGAGAGGAAGACTTAGGAGGCATCGTCGAGGTGAGTGTGATCATCCGTGACAATATAAAAAACCCAGAGCAGCCACAGCtctgcacattttttttgttgcacgAGCACAGAAGCAGCAAAGATTCGCTCAGCACCAGGGGACCAGAAccccttccttctccctctcgTTATACATAATTAATACAATATTTATGCTGTGCCTTTTAATAAGGGGGAGGACCTCCTGTGGAACGACTACGAGGTGAAGCTATTAGACCAGGCGGTACGCAACATGGAGACCTATGTGAGCCAATTCCCAGATGTCAGGGTAAGACAAGAGGAAGAGAGTAAACACAAGTGAATGCACAGACAGATAAAAGGCCCGAGAGCAAATGCAGAAAAACCAATAAAGACAAAGTAGTTCacgcacagagagagagagagagacgcacaATATATATCTTCTGTCTTTTTCAATCTGCAGGAGAAAATAGCCAAAAGGGGAAGAAAACTAGTGGACTACGACTCTACCCGTCACCACCTGGAGGCACTGCAGACTGCAAAGAAGAGGGATGATGTCAAGATAAACAAGgtgattaaaaatgacatttatgtctttttcttgtcttttacCCTTTCGCCCTGCGTCTgttcaaaaagacattttaaaatgaattcaaTGTTTCACTCTGCAGGCAGATGAGGAGATGAAGGTTGCCAAAAGTGTCTATGAAGGCATCAACAATGAATTAAAAGAAGAGCTGCCTGTGCTTTTTGAAAGGTGATAGGATATTatgtattatcattatttatatatgtgagagtgcatgcatttttaaaattatgttttatatcattttctttttttccagccGTATTGGATGCTACATTTCAGTCTTCTCAGCTGTATCAAACCTACGAGAAATCTTCTATAAGGAGATGAGCTCGGTATGTATGTTCGCTCCGTGTTGGCTGAGCGTCAAGTGACTTATTGTTAtaaaatgagttttgtttttttgaccaGTCGTTTCATCTTCTGTCTTTCAGCTCAATGGGGATCTGCAGAACGTGTTAAAGGAGCTGCAGGCTCAGCATCCCGACAAAGTGTTTGAAGTTCGGGGACTGCAACGGTAcgttttactttttgttttaaatggccagtgtggaggatttagGGGCATCTAGTGGtttggttgcagattgcaaccaactcAGTACTCCCTTGTCTACCTTCTCCCGTGGTTGCTtctaaaaacattaaaataacataaaaggCCCTTTCCAGAGCCGGTCAGCTCTGGGCTACTGTACAAACATGGTGGACTCGCTCCCTCTATTGATATAAAAGACTCTAAAGCCCTATCTGCACGGGACTAATAGGAGACCTCATGTGATTTAGAAATAACCCCCTACATCAGTGATTCGTGCGGCACATCACACGTGATAAGTAGAGtctgtattttctgacattttttacacaatctgctcacatatggttGACAAAATCACAACTATTCTTAGTGTcgggtgattatacactaatgacaGAACATTACGTTCAATCTATGCCAACAGATCCTCCTAAGTCCTGCAGACTGGAGCTTTAATGTCAGTTCACAGGAATAGTTTGACAGCTTGATCCTAAATTATTGATGCTAACAGGGCTGTTTATGCACCTCTATTGGCCATATGTTTTGTGGTTGCAGTTGCCTCAGATGCTGTACATCCCACAGTATTGAAAATAGTCCTGCTTTCCCATGACCTTATGGGGACTTTTATATACGTCTCTATCTGGGAATAGAAGCAACACACTCAAACAGtttctttgctttgtgttttaacATATTTCAGGTATGGCTCCCTGAGGAGACGAACTCTGATGTCTCCTAAGGCCTGGAAAAGCAGCTTTTCTGAGTTTCACCGGAGCTACAGTCCTAAAACTGGCCAGAGGTTCAGCTTCAGGTCCCCGGACAAACCTCGCCACAGCACTCTGTCCAGAGACAGCAGCACCTATGCAGTCTCCTCACAATCCTCTATCGTGGAGAGCCCCACCTCCGAGTCCGGGGACCTGGACGCAGGATTGAGCCACAGTGAGATCACCGGCTCATCCGCAGAGGAAGAAGCTGCAGCGGGGGCGGCTGGAAAGGAGTCGGGAGGAGACAGCAATCaggtggaagaggagaaggaagaagagtCTGAGCCTCCTGCAGAGTCTGATAACAAGGGAGACGGGGAGAAAGCTCCAAGTGAGAGCAGCTCTGAACTGAACATCTCGTGTGATTCAGTGAGTTTGGACCTCCAGCTGTCTGCAGCGGACGGCCCGCTGCACATCGAAGAAAGAGACGACAGCCCGGTAGACCTCAACACTTCCAAACCAAATGGACTGGAGAATGGAGAAGTTTCTGGGATGAAGGACCTCAGCatttctaacaaggtttgtcatGTAATTATCACACAGCTGATTTAGTTTATATTCTGTTCTGTCATTATTAATTCCCTCTGCTCTTTGTGTCCTCATCCAGGATGCTCCTGCAGAAAAATCTCCAGACTCAAAAAGCACAACAGTTTAAAAGTATTCAGACTTTAATACAAGGTTTGTAGGATTTTTCATGCACCataatgtgtcacattttataacTTATTTCTGTATCCGACCGAGCTTTTAATGAATCCACGTCTGCCCTGTGTCGATTtccagcagagaaacacagaagagaTTGAAGTCGACAGCTGCACGACAGAAAATATGTGGAGACAGCCGCACTGAAGTGTCCAACTGTGCTGTCATGAGTAATGTTCTGTGCATTGACTTGTGGGTCTTAGTTTTCTTATTTATCTGTCGTTGAAATCAATTGTacacacaggaaaacagtgAAGTAAAATGTTTCATCTTAAGTATCCAGACCGAACGTTATCCCACAGATTATATTACATTCTGCACCAAACAGGATAATATCAGAGTAGTTATTTTGCGTATATCTAATGTTAGCaaacatacatgcacatataGGTTTACATTGCTAACAAATCTGTCAGCATGTTCACTGTATGCAGATGTACTGTTCTGTGGTCTCAGTTTTAAAAGGAACTGAGCTGAACTCTCACTGTCACTGACTGA from Pagrus major chromosome 7, Pma_NU_1.0 encodes the following:
- the bin2a gene encoding bridging integrator 2a — encoded protein: MAESTSPKGSSGDFAKKVQRQLSRGKEKVLQKLGKADESRDEQFEHSLRQFNDQQTDGNRMHKDLRNYINAVRDMREASRRISQSLFDSYESTWAGEEDLGGIVEGEDLLWNDYEVKLLDQAVRNMETYVSQFPDVREKIAKRGRKLVDYDSTRHHLEALQTAKKRDDVKINKADEEMKVAKSVYEGINNELKEELPVLFESRIGCYISVFSAVSNLREIFYKEMSSLNGDLQNVLKELQAQHPDKVFEVRGLQRYGSLRRRTLMSPKAWKSSFSEFHRSYSPKTGQRFSFRSPDKPRHSTLSRDSSTYAVSSQSSIVESPTSESGDLDAGLSHSEITGSSAEEEAAAGAAGKESGGDSNQVEEEKEEESEPPAESDNKGDGEKAPSESSSELNISCDSVSLDLQLSAADGPLHIEERDDSPVDLNTSKPNGLENGEVSGMKDLSISNKDAPAEKSPDSKSTTV